In one Solanum lycopersicum chromosome 11, SLM_r2.1 genomic region, the following are encoded:
- the LOC101252837 gene encoding O-fucosyltransferase 10-like, whose amino-acid sequence MSSKSVNGGCTINNTSPPTSPRNRQNCRRRLRRRGSFSMLHRRYFLLLVSVLYFTGLISCVGPLFSLLQFSGLANGAVYRSHEIFQKLWNDIEADNSSSIELSSVWIYKRKLKEQRPCSFGTTASTKDSSRANLYLIVDANGGLNQQRSSICNAVVIAALLNATLLIPRLEFHNVWRDSSEFGDIYDEDHFMSTLKDYVEVVKELPSEVMEKYDSNISNIQNLRVQAWAPPRYYLEEVYPVLFKQRVVRISPFANRLSMHLPSHLQFLRCFSNYEALKFSPAISELAKKLVKRMIERSSNAGGKYISIHLRFEEDMVAFSCCIYDGGQVEKSEMDVVREKGWGKKFKQKYRVIAPGLNRKNGKCPMTPVEVGMMLRGMGFAKDTPIYLASGKIYQADRYLEPLRKMFPLLQTKETLATKDELAPFEGYSSRLAAVDYLVCLFSEVFVTTQGGNFPHFLIGHRRYLFNGHAKTIKPDKIKLVTLLQNTSTSWIDFKDQMGSMLAESDRKGIMVPRVKKSTRKGSIYSNPLPECRCLWESKRTTNRSNSYLMVDH is encoded by the exons ATGTCTTCGAAAAGTGTTAATGGCGGTTGCACCATTAACAACACCTCCCCGCCGACATCTCCGCGTAACCGGCAAAATTGCCGGAGAAGACTACGCCGGCGGGGAAGCTTTTCAATGTTGCACCGGCGGTATTTTTTACTGCTTGTCTCTGTTCTATACTTTACAGGTCTGATCAGCTGCGTTGGTCCTCTGTTTTCTCTGCTGCAATTTTCTGGTTTAGCAAATGGTGCTGTTTATCGGAGTCATGAGATTTTTCAGAAGCTTTGGAATGATATTGAAGCTGATAATTCTTCTTCAATAGAG CTGTCCTCTGTGTGGATATACAAAAGGAAGCTAAAAGAGCAAAGACCCTGTTCCTTTGGTACTACTGCCTCAACTAAAG ATTCTTCGAGAGCCAATCTTTACTTAATTGTTGATGCCAATGGTGGCCTCAATCAACAGCGATCATCG ATTTGCAATGCAGTAGTCATTGCTGCGCTATTGAATGCCACATTACTTATTCCTCGTCTGGAGTTTCACAATGTCTGGAGGGATTCGAG TGAATTTGGTGATATTTATGATGAAGACCATTTCATGTCCACCCTTAAAGATTATGTAGAAGTGGTTAAAGAACTACCATCAGAAGTGATGGAGAAATATGATTCTAATATCAGCAACATTCAGAATTTGCGAGTTCAAGCTTGGGCACCTCCAAGATATTACCTGGAAGAGGTTTATCCTGTCTTATTTAAGCAGCG GGTTGTTCGTATTTCCCCCTTTGCTAATAGATTGTCAATGCATCTTCCATCTCATCTTCAGTTCCTGAGATGCTTTTCTAATTATGAAGCTTTAAAGTTCTCTCCAGCCATATCAGAACTTGCAAAGAAGTTGGTCAAGCGTATGATTGAGAGGAGCTCTAACGCTGGTGGGAAGTATATTTCTATACACCTTCGCTTTGAGGAG GATATGGTAGCCTTTTCGTGCTGTATTTATGACGGAGGACAGGTTGAGAAGTCAGAAATGGACGTTGTACGTGAGAAAGGATGGGGAAAGAAGTTCAAACAGAAATATCGCGTTATTGCACCTGGTCTCAACCGTAAAAATGGAAAATGTCCTATGACCCCTGTAGAG GTTGGCATGATGCTCAGGGGTATGGGATTTGCCAAAGACACTCCGATATATTTGGCTTCTGGGAAGATTTACCAGGCAGATAGATATCTAGAACCTCTGCGGAAGATGTTTCCCCTCCTACAAACCAAGGAGACCTTGGCAACCAAAGATGAACTTGCGCCATTTGAG GGTTATTCATCAAGACTAGCCGCTGTGGACTACCTAGTATGCTTGTTTAGTGAAGTATTTGTAACCACTCAAGGGGGAAACTTCCCTCATTTTTTGATCGGTCATAGAAGGTACCTTTTCAATGGACATGCCAAGACTATCAAACCTGATAAAATCAAGCTTGTAACTTTATTGCAAAACACAAGTACAAG CTGGATTGATTTCAAGGATCAAATGGGATCAATGTTGGCTGAAAGTGATCGGAAGGGCATAATGGTACCTAGAGTTAAGAAGTCTACCAGAAAAGGTTCTATCTATTCGAATCCTTTGCCTGAATGCAGGTGTCTTTGGGAGTCAAAAAGAACTACCAACCGTAGTAATTCATACCTCATGGTAGATCACTGA